The sequence AGCATGATATACAATTCCAACCACTAGAATATAAACTGTTATTGCCGTGCCTGTTTCTGGCTTATGCCAAAAACTTGCATCACTATTTCGTGACAATAAAAGGTTAAGGAAATAAATAAAAACCAGCGTGTTACTTAAAATCGTGAAATAGCTGAAGAACCGAATAACAACATCCACTACATCCTTGTTGGCAGGATTGTGGAGCATGATTGATAACTGAAGTATTAAACTTGAAAAAACAAGTATTACAATGAACGGTTCCAATAATTTTTTGAGCCTAAGGGACATATCATTTAATTATCCATTGAATTTAATCAAAAAATAATTAATGCCCTACCCCCCTTCGTTTAATCATCCCGCCTTTGGTATCTTTAATACTACTCATGACAACAAAAGCATTGGGATCAATTTTCTCCAATTCAGTATTTAATTTGTTGATTTCTAAGCGGGTAATTACCGTATATACTATATCCATGTCTTTAACATCGCCACTTTTACCATACCCTCTCTTTCCTTTATAAACAGTAACACCACGACCAAGAATATTTATAATCATCGCCCTAACTTCATCGTTATGAACGGAGATAATGGTAACCCCTGTATATTCTTCTAAACCTTCAATAATGAAATCTAGGGTTTTAGAAGCACTTAAATAGGTTAGCAATGAATACATCGCAATTTCAACAGATAAAAAATAAGCCGCTGTAGAAAAAATCAACACATTAATGACAATAATAACATCCCCTATGGTCATACCTGATTTTCTGCTAACAGCAATCGCTAATACTTCAGTACCATCTAAAACGCCTCCGCCTCTAATGGAGAGTCCGATTCCTGCTCCTAAAAAGAATCCACCGAATACAGCGACCAACAGATTGTCTTTTGTGATATCTGGAAATTCTACAAAGTGAACCGTTAAGGATAGTAATAAAATAGCTATGGCAGACTTTATGGCAAATTGTGTCCCCAAAATTCTGTATCCAAATAAAAGGAAGGGTATATTAACCAACAAAATTAGTAACCCAACGGGCACACCGGATAAGGCAGAAATTAAAAGAGAAATACCTGTTGCACCACCATCAATAAAATGATTGGTTAACAAGAACCCTTTTAATCCAAACGCAGCTGAAAGTACACCTAAGAAAATTAGCAGCGCATCTTTTAAACCGGCAAAAATAGTCACCCTAAAAATTCTAAGTCCCTTTGCAATCTGATAAGCACTATATACACCTTCCTGACTTTTATTTTTCTTGTCAGGATTTAAAACACTACGTACAATTAAATTTTTGAGAAATTGATGCATACTTGCAAGTTACTAATACTTATACTCAAGTGGCAACAAGTTTGACAATTTTTCAGACCATGCCCAATAATCCAGCGTGAGTATATCCTTGCCAAAAAAATAACTTCCATTAGCAAGCACCGAAACAATTTTAGAAGAATCAGGCATAAACAATTTAGCTGTTAGCGGATCTCCTAAACTTACATTTCGCTTAGATTTTATATACAAGGAAGACATTAATTTGTCTTTATACACTACTTGCAAATAGTCATTAAATTTCAATCCCGCCGTATTGTCGTCAATAGCAAAAGCTATACTATCACCGTTTAAGGGAGTATTTATCAACACATCCACTTCTTCCATAATTGGCTCTCCATTAATTTTAATAGTGGCGCTTGGGACTTTCTGTCTTATTACCCTCCTTAATTCAAAACCTTCCTCCAGTATTTTATTCCGAAAAACACTGCGCATAAAATGCATTAGAGAACCTTTATATGTTTCTTTTCTGGTTTCAGTCCACTTTTGTTTTTGCCTATTGTTTTTAGATTGCTTTTCCGCAAATAAAGGATATCCCTGATAATAGAATATGCGGGTTTTATAATTGTGTTCAAATTGAGTAAGGGTGTAAGTTAAATCGAAGCCCAGCGCATTGTTTTCAAGTTTGAGAGGCTCTGTTGCGTAAGCTCGAAGAATATTTTCCTTTTTGCTATAATTAAATTTAACTGCACCCTTATTCAACAACCTGCATTTCATAGCATTAGGTGTGTTCCCAATCAACATTTCCATAAAGAAGTCGCCCCATTTCTCCCATCCGTTTTTATCGTAATTTCCAACAATTACTTCTTCCAATTCAGCAACCCGTGGCTTTAGTTCAATAATCAATCCTGTTAGATTTTCCTGTAAGCTTACTTCCCTCGCATAGGTTTCATACCCAATCATGGCAACTACAAGATTGAATCGACCATTTCCTGTTATTTCCAGTTTAAACGCACCAGCACTATTTGTACTAGTTCCAATAGATGTATTGGCAAGAAACACACTTGCTGAAGACAATGCTTGCTTTGAATGAATATCAATGATGTTACCAGTAATAATTCTCTGAGCAGGCAAGAGCTGTGCAAATGCCATCCAGAGAATCATTAAAAGGAATTTGATATTCATTAGTCTCTCTCATTTTACAAACCAAACAAACCCGCATTCAACAATTGCAAAGTTCTGGTTTTGTACGTTTGAGGTAGAAGTAAGGAAATATTATGAGGACTTCCGCCATAGCTCACCATTGTTGTAGGTATTTCACTAAGGGCATCAAATAATTTTTGCAAAACATGATCAGTTTGGGCAATTTCATTACCAACAATCGAAACAATTGTCTGCCCTTTTTCCACGTCCACACTTCCAAATGGTTCTAATTCCCTTACAATTTCATTTAAGAAGGTGTCAGAATCAATGGTTACAGAAACAGCCACTTCAGAAGTGGTAATCATATCGATTGATGTTTTATATTTTTCAAACACCTCAAACACTTTACGTAAGAAACCATAGGCAAGTAACATTCGGCTACTTTTAATTTTAATTGCTGTAATGCCATCCTTAGCTGCTACCGCCTTAACACCTACGCTACCTGCTTCTTTTGTAATAACTGTTCCTACAGCATCAGGCTGCATTGTATTCAATAATTTTACAGGTACATTTTCCTGTTGAGCTGGCCAAATACAAGTTGGATGTAAAATTTTTGCACCGAAATAAGCAAGCTCTGCTGCCTCATCAAAACTCAATTGTTCTATGGCAACAGTTTTGTTAACAATTCTAGGATCATTGTTGTGCATGCCATCAATATCAGTCCAGATTTCGCATACTTCTGCATTACATGCTGCAGCAATTAATGATGCAGTATAGTCGCTTCCACCACGCTTCAAATTATCTACTTCACCCTTTGCATTCTTACATATATATCCCTGAGTCACGAAAATACCTGTACCATTATGCTTTGCCAATAAATCATTCAGCTTGGTTCTAATGAGCGGAAGTTGAGGTTCTTCGTTGGCATCAATACTCATAAATTCTAATGCAGGTAATAATTCGTGCTGAACACCAATTTCAGAAAGATATACAGAGAACAATTTAGTGCTCATCAGTTCTCCTTGAGCCAAAATATCTTTGTTCAATGCTTCACTGAAAGAAATGCGAAGTATAATATTGAGAAACTCAAAATGTTCTGCAATAATCTGACGGGCTTTTTCCTGATTCTCCTCTTTTGCAACCAATTGATTTATGAAGCCCAAATAATGTTGATGTAAATGCTGAATGGTTTCTTTTGCAGATTCCCTCTCACCTTTTGCCAGTAAATCACTGATTTGAACAAGCGTATTGGTTGTACCGCTAAGTGCACTCAATACAACAATTTTATGTTTAGAATCTCTGGTAATTAATTTTGCTACTTCGTGCATTCTTTCTGGCTTACCAACACTGGTGCCTCCAAATTTCATTATTTTCATTGCTGCCTAATTTACAGCAAATGTAACGCTAACAAATGAATCACATGCCATATGGCTTCTGTCCATCGCAGCTCAGATTTTCTCCCGGGTTCACTCCCAGTTTTTTACAAAAAGCAAGATAATACTGCAACCGGAACTTATTTCTGATAGAGTATACACCGCCACACTCAAGTCCACCATTCACAATATTCATAACCGCTCCAAAGCCTGGTTTTCTACCCAAAAGTGAATCCTGTTGATTGGGAATCCATTTGCCAGACATCACTTCGTGACACGAAGGTTTAGGTTCCTGCGGAGTAATCCAAAACCAAATTGCAGATGCAAAACTTAATTCAGCATCATTTACCAATAATTCTGGTTTTTTAAGGAGGCTATCTTTGTTACCTAATACCTGTTCACTAAACAACCCGTAATTATAATTCCAGCTTAATTGAATTGGACCTCTGCCATGATATGATTTACCGTTAACGGGCGGAAAATAGGTATTTGTTGTATCGCTGTAGTGATCACATCCTTTTAAACAGGTTAACTCCTCTTTATAATACAATCCATAATCATAAAAGCTAGCCATTTCTTTTTCATTTCCTCCACCTGTTTCATGAGAGATGGTTGCCAGGAATGCCGCAAGTTCTCTTCGCTGAAGTTCCGTAGATGTATTCGAAAGAAAGGTTGGAAATCGCTTCGTTGCAGCAACAAATGCCTCATAATTATAAAATGGAGTAGACACACTATCCCCCCCATTGATATGCGGAAACAATGCATCCCATTCCACCTTGCTCAATATTTTAAAACCATCCCGACGATCCTGTTTAGCAGATAAACAAGAAATAAATAGCAATGGCAGAATAATCCTAATCAGAATAGATAATGGTGATTGCATAGTAGAATAATTAGGCATTATTATAATCTGATACCGAATAAGTCTCCAGCAGCAATTAAATCATCAACAACAACAGGCAATAGCGGGATGCCTGTTTTCATTCGTTCTGCCTCCATTATACGTTCTGGATCCCCTGGTATTAAAACAGGATTAACAGGGTCAATAGGTTTTGCACTCCGGAAGCGGCCAATCCAGTTATCCATATGTCTTTTAAAAGTTGCTGCAGGTCTGAAGGCATCAATACGCATTGCGCCAACAAAATGACCAAGACCTTCACCCGGCATATTATCGGGCATAGGAATATAAGCCGGGAAAGGTGGTGCCCACGGACCATAAGAAGCGCCACTTAGTACAGCAGAAAAAATATCTACAATACTACCTAGTGCATATCCCTTGTGACTACCATGCGTTTTATCAGATCCCAATGGAAGAAGGGATCCATTTTTTTTCAAAATATTTGCATCATTTGAAGGCACCCCATTTTCATCCTGCACCCATCCTTCCGGGGTATCCTGCTGTTTTCTTTGTAATATTTCCAACTTACCATTGGCGGCTGTTGTCGTTGCAAAATCTGCAACAAAAGGAGGTTCGTTTCCTGCCGGTATGGCTACTGCAATTGGATTGGTTCCAAGCATTTTTTCTTTAGAAAATGTAGGAGCAACCAGTGCACTGGCATTTGTCATTGCCATACCAATCATGTCTTTTGACAAAGCCATCATAGCATGATATCCTGCTATACCAAAGTGGTTGGAATTTTGCACAGCAACCCATCCTGTGCCAACTTTTTCAGCTTTTTCCATGGCAAGCTTCATTGCAAAAGGAGCTACAACTAACCCAAGCCCCTGACCACCATCTACTACTGCAGTTGAGGGTGTTTCGTGAATCACCTTAATCACAGGCTGCGCATTTATTCGCTTTGCCTGCCACAATCGGATATACCCGCTTAGTCTAGCTACTCCATGACTATCAATACCTCTTAAATCCGCTGAAAGCAAAACTTCAGCTGCAATGGAAGCATCTTCTTCCGAACAACCCATTTGCCGGAATACCTTATGTGTAAAGGATAGTAACTGAGCGTATGGGAAAAATTTTTCCATACCGCAATGTACGAAGCAAAAGGGCAATACCGAAGTATTGCCCCTCTAATAAGATGATTTCAAATTGCATTAAAATGGCAGATCATCAAAAGCTTCTGTAATTTCTGATGATGGTGTCATAGGCGAACTGGCAGCAGCAGGGGCAGATTGATAACCACCAGAAGCATATCCTCCGGTATTGGGAGAAGATTCTCCGCTTCTGCTTCCCAAAAGTTGAACGCTACTAACCCTTAATGTTAAGGTTGCACCATTTGTGCCGTCTTTAGTGGTATAGGTTCTAACATCAGGCTGACCTTCAACATATACCTGTGTACCTTTCTTTAAATAAGGGGCAATTCCTGTTCTTTCAGTCCAATAAGCACAATCCACCCAGGTTGTTTTGTCTTTCTGATTACCCTGAGCATCTCTATATCTTTCCGTATGGGCAACGGTAAAATTGATTACATTTTTTCCGTTTACATTATTCAACATGGCATCTTTTCCCAGATTACCGATAGCTGTCATTTTAATCATAGTGTATTTTTTTTCAATTTCTAAAAAATGAAATTAAGTAAAATGCGTAATTCCCGTACAGCCAATTTGATTTTAACGGTTCTCGAAAGTGCAAATCTGCCTTATTTGCCTTCATTGTTCTAATTTTGCAGAAATAAAGGGCAATTATGAGTCGTAAGGGGAAAGTTTTGGTGGCAATGAGCGGTGGTATTGATAGTACTGTTACTGCACTTATGTTGCATCATGAGGGTTATGAAGTGATTGGGATCACTATGAAAACCTGGGATTATGCCAGCAGCGGAACCAGCACCAAAGAAACTGGCTGTTGTAATATTGATTCTTTCAATGACGCAAGACAGGCTGCAGTGCATCATGGCTTCCCCCATTTCATATTGGATATCAGGGATGAATTTGGAGATTTTGTTATAGAAAACTTCGTAGAGGAATACCTTGCCGGAAGAACGCCCAATCCCTGTGTAATGTGTAACACCCATATTAAATGGAAAGCATTACTAAAAAGGGCCAATGCGCTGGAATGTGATTTCATTGCAACAGGTCACTATGCTTCCATCAGAAATCACACCAATGGCAGATATGTTATTAGCAAAGGATTAGATGAAACAAAAGACCAGAGCTATGTTTTATGGGGATTAGATCAGGAACTACTGAGTAGAACAATTATGCCATTAGGGGGATATCGTAAATCTGCCATCAGACAAATGGCTATGGATATGGGCTATCCAGAACTTGCCAAGAAAAGTGAGAGTTATGAAATTTGTTTTGTTCCGGACAATGACTATCGGGGTTTTCTGAAAAGAAGAGTAGAAGGTTTGGAAGATAAAGTAGCCGGAGGCTGGTTTGTAGACAAGACAGGTAAAAAACTGGGGCAACATAAAGGATATCCATTTTATACAATTGGACAAAGAAAAGGTCTTGAAATTGCAATGGGGCATCCGGTATATGTAACATCCATTGATCCCGATAATAATATTGTTGTTCTGGGCGATGAAGCAGATTTGGAACAAAATGATATGATGGTGGGGAAATTGAATTGGGTTAAATACGATGGCATAACCGATGGCATGGAATCCATTACCCGTATTAGATACAAGGATAAAGGAGCGCTTAGTAACTTATACAATGAGCCAAACGGAATTATCAGAGCCCGCTTTTATGAGAACGTAAAAAGCATTGCTCCAGGGCAGAGCGCCGTTTTTTATGAGGACAACGATGTAATTGGAGGAGGTATTATTCAAAGAGGGGAACTAATCCTAAACCCTTAATCCTGTTTTCTGATTAAAGCTGCAAACATTGAGTCCGCACGATGCCGGAAACCAGCAATCAATTGTTGATTCATTAATTCTGTGGAAGGAATCGTTTGCAGAATATAATTCACCACAGCTTCATTCTCTGCTTCAAATACTGAACAGGTAATATAAAGAAAATAGCCACCAGGTCTTAACTTGGTGAACACCGATTTAACAATGGCTTGTTGAGTTTGCTGAAATTCCAGAATACTTTCTGTCTTAAAGAATGATAATTGTTCCGGTGTTCTTCCCCAAGTACCGCTACCTGAACAAGGTGCATCACAAATTATCAAATCAAAAGTCTTATGCTGTAATTCCGGAGATTGCAGCGGTTCACTTAGGTTAACTATTACAGAGTCAAACTGCCGGATGCCCGCTCTCTGAAACCTGCTGATTAAATTCTGAATGATGGTTTTGCGAAGGTCAGAAACGGTCAAATTGATATTACCCAGGACATCTCTGGCTAAAATAGATTTTCCACCACTGGCTGCACAACAATCCCAGATATCAATGGATGCATCTTTCCCTTTTCGTAATTTTTTAGCAGGCTCCATTAATACAGCTGTTTGTTGAGAACTGAAATCCTGTATCACAAAATCCTTATCTACTTCTCCTATGCCCTCCAATTTTGTTCCATTGGCCAAAGCGAGGCAAGTTTCACTTATTGCTGTATAGGCAATATTGGCTTTGTCTAATGCTTTTAAAACGTTTTGCAATCTACCGGGTCTAATCCTGACAAATAAGTAGGGTTGTATTAAATGAGATTCACTGAATGAACTAAATTCAATTGATTTTCCAACACTGTCTTCAAATGGAAAAATCATTGATATAGCAAAGGAGGGAACTTTCTGCTGAACAAAAGACACCCTCTCCGTTACTTCAGGAGACCATGCTTCCATCCATTCTTCACTGAAAAGTATTTCCCAATCATTAGGTTGTTCATTGCATAAAAAGATGGCAACCTGAATTGCTTCATCTAACGGCAAATTGGCTAAAGACTTTCCAGTTCTGAAATATTGGTAACAAAGCTGACCAATAAATCTACGATCCTTGGAACCGAATTTTTTATTCGCAGCAAAATAGGCTTTCAGATAAATCGAAAATGGCGATTCATTCTTAAAGGAGCTTAGTATTGCGGCAGCTGATTTTACATAATTGGCTGCGTATTTCACTATAATTCCAATAAAGCTTTAACAGGATCTTTTCCTATCAACAATAATGCAGGGTTCTCCAATAATTCTTTCACGCGAACAAGGAAGCTAACACTCTCTCTTCCATCAATAATACGGTGATCATAACTCAATGCCAAATACATCATTGGACGAATTACAACCTGCCCATTGATTGCCATTGGACGTTCCTGAATTTTATGCATCCCAAGAATAGCACTTTGAGGAATATTGATAATTGGTGTACTCATTAAGCTACCGAAAACACCACCGTTGGTGATGGTAAAAGTTCCACCCTGCAATTCATCAGCAGTTAACTTGCTATCTCTTGCTTTTGCTGCCAATTCTACTACTTTCTTCTCAATGTCTGCCATACTGAGGCTCTCTACATTTCTCATAACAGGAACAGTAAGACCTCTTGGTGTACTTACTGCGATACTGATATCCGCATAATCATGATACACAATCTGATCACCGTCAATGTACGCATTCACAGAAGGCCACTCACCTAAAGCAATTGCACATGCTTTAGCAAAGAAGCTCATAAATCCAAGATTAACTCCGTGTCCTTCTTTAAATTTATCTTTGTACTGCTTTCTGATCTCCATGATTTGCGTCATGTCCACTTCATTGAATGTGGTTAGCATAGCAGTTGTATTCTTAGATTCAACCAATCTTCTACTAATGGTTCTTCTTAATGCACTCATTTTTTCCTGACGTACATTTCTGCTGAACAATGCCCCATCTGAAACAAATGATTTTTTACCTGGATTATTGATCGCATCCAATACATCCTGCTTCATTATTTTCCCCCCTGTTCCTGTAGGAGTGATTGATTTAGTATCTACTTTCTTGTCAGCAATAATAGCAGAAGCCACAGGGCTTGCCTTGATGTCATTGGATATCGCTGTAACCGGAGCCTGACTCACGGCAGCGGGTTGAGCTGATGTAGTAGCTACGGGTGCAGGAGCCGCAATACCTTCAGGCTTTGGCGCTGCATCATCAATATTTGCCAATACATCTCCAATATTTAAAGTATCTCCCTCTTTACCAACAGTTTTTAAAATTCCAGCCTTCTCCGCATTTACTTCAAATGTAGCTTTTTCACTTTCTAACTCAGCAATCACTTCATCGCGTTCCACCCATTCTCCATCTTTTTTAGTCCACTTCAAAAGTGTTACTTCATTGATTGATTCTCCTACTGTTGGTACTTTTATTTCGATCATAACGAGAGATTAATAAGGTATATAGATTGACTATTAAATATTAAATGCTGTTTCAATTATTTCCAATTGTTCCTGCGCATGTACTTTAGCATATCCTGTAGCTGTTGCTGCGCTGGCATTTCTGCTGATAACTCCAAAATTGATAGTTTTCAAATTGGTTTGAAGGAAACCAGCTGCGCCCATATTCAAAGGCTCTTCCTGAACCCAGAACCAGGTTGCTTTGTTGTATTTTTTATACAAGGCATCTAATTGCTGAAGTGGCATCGGATAAATCTGCTCTAATCTAACAATGGCAATATCCTTTCTGTTCTCTTTAGCTTGTTTATCGGCAAGTTCAAAATATAGTTTGCCTGAGCAGAATAAAACTTTTTTAACTGAAGCAGGATCTTGTACAAAAGCATCATCAATTACTTCTTTAAATCCGCCAGAAAGGAAATCCTCTTTTGAACTGTATGTGCCAGGATTACGCAGATTGGCTTTTGGAGAGAAATTAATCAATGGCTTGCGGAAATTCCAGGTAGTCTGTCTTCTGAAAGCATGAAATAAATTAGCTGCACTGGTTATATTGGTCACAACCATATTTAATTCAGCACACATTTGCAGGAAGCGTTCCATTCTTGCACTACTATGCTCTGGACCTTGTCCTTCATAACCATGCGGCAACAACATAACAAGACCATTTTGTCTTTGCCATTTTTGTTCGCCTGCTGCAATGAACTGATCAATCATTGTTTGTGCACCATTACAAAAATCACCAAATTGTGCTTCCCAAATTACCAAAGCATTTGGATTTGCCATAGCATATCCATATTCAAATCCTAATACCCCATATTCACTAAGCAAAGAGTTATAAATTCTGAATTGCTCTTGCTTCTCCTGAAAATGGTTTAGTCGATTGTATTCTGCATTGCTTTCTTCGTCTCTCAATACTGCATGACGATGACTGAAAGTTCCTCGCTTCACGTCCTGTCCACTCATACGTACAACATTCCCATCAGTCAGAATAGAACCATATGCCATCAATTCGGCAGTAGCCCAATCTATTTTACCTTCAGTTTCATATAATTTTACTTTATCCTGAATTAATTTTTCAATCTTCTTAAGTGGCTTGAAATCGCTGGGCCATTTCATTAATCCATTGAAAAGCAGATTGAATTTTGCATCGTCAATTGCCGTGACAGGAGAAAATTCAAAATCATCGGCCGTTGCTTTTACAAATGATTTCCAAATTAACTCCGGCGGCTGATATTTGTATGGAAGCGGATTCTGCTTTACTTCATCTAAACGCTCCTGCAAGTCGCTCCAGAATTTCTTTTCCATCGACTTAGCCAGTTCCTGTGCATCGCTTGTTCCACTCTGGATAAGATACTGCGTGTATATTTCTCTCGGGTTCTGGTGTTTATCAATTAAAGCATATAACTGTGGCTGGGTATATTTAGGATCATCTCCTTCATTGTGACCATGTTTGCGATAGCAAACCATGTCTATAAATATATCCGATTTAAATTCTTGTCTGTAACGGGTTGCTATTTCAGCACATTTCACTACTGCTTCTGCATCATCCCCATTCACATGTAATACTGGTGCCTGTACCATTGCTGCAACAGAAGTTGAGTAATCGGCACTGCGAGCATCATCAAAATCAGTTGTAAATCCAATCTGATTATTGATTACAAAGTGTATTGTTCCTCCAGTATAATAACCACGGAGTTTGCTCATCTGCAAAACCTCATAAACAATACCCTGTCCTGCAACAGAAGCATCTCCATGAATCAATATGGGTAGAATTTTTTCAAAATGACTTTCAGATATCAAATCTGCTTTTGCTCTTGCAAAACCAACTACTACCGGATCAACCGCTTCTAAATGGGAAGGGTTCGGCATTAGTTTCAAATGAATGGTTTTATCATCCAGGGTCTTCACTTCACTTCCATATCCCATATGGTATTTAACATCCCCGCTTCCCATGGTCTGATCAATGGTTGCTGTTCCTTCAAATTCACTAAAAATTTGTTCATAGGTCTTTCCCATAATATTGGCCAGCACATTCAATCTTCCTCTGTGTGCCATACCAATCACCACTTCCTGTACTTGTTGATTGGCTGCTGTATTGATGATTGCATCTAAAGCGGCGATAGTGGTTTCGCCACCTTCCAGTGAAAACCTTTTTTGTCCGATATACTTGGTATGCAAGAATTTCTCGAACATGACACCCTGATTTAGTTTCTCAAGGATTCTCTGCTTCTTATTTAACGGTAGTGGCTGGGCAAAATTTTGCTCCATTTCTGCGGTCAGAAAATCAACTTTTTTCTGGTCGCTGATATATTTGAACTCTATACCAACATGATTGGCATATGCGTTTTGCAAGTGTGCCAAAATTTGTTTCAGCGGAGCAGGTCCTAATCCAATCAGATTGCCTGTCTGGAATACGGTATTAAGATCTTTATCTGATAAACCGAAAAAGCTCAGGTCTAGATTAGCACCTCTATCTTTTCTGGTTCTGATCGGATTTGTTTTTGCAATTAAATGCCCCTTATTTCTGTATCCAAGAATCAATCTGTACACTTTGATTTCCTGCATCCAATCTATAGATCCAGCATCAACGGCTCCTGGTGCAGCCTGTCCGGCCGCATAATTTCCATTGACAGCAAAGTCAAATCCTTCAAAAAACTTTCTTAAATCGGGGTCAACCAGCGTTGGATCAGTTAAAAAGTCCTTATAGAGACTCTCAATGAATGCCGGATGTGAATGGGTGATGTACGAAAAATCCTTCATTTGGCTTAATTATGCAGCTTTTCAATCTAAATTGGGGCAAATATCGGGCATTGGAGGCAGAAAATAAACCAAAAATTAAGCTAAACCTAGGTTAATTATACACAGCCCAATTTTGGACCGATTTGGCTTTTTTTGATTTTTTTTATTTAAAATTTTCAAATTTGCCTGAAAGCTATTACCTTTGCCGTCCCGAAAAAATTAGAAAATGGCAAATCACTCAGCTACAAAGAAAGACGTTAGACAAGCCGCTAAGCGCCGTGACCGTAACCGTTACTATGGTAAAACCACTCGTAACGCTATCCGTGACTTAAAAACAAGCGCAGAGAAAAAAGGATACGAAGAAAAACTACCTGACGTTATTTCTATGATTGACAAATTGGCTAAGCGTGGAATTATCCATAAGAACAAAGCTGCCAATCTGAAGAGCAAATTAGTGAAGAAAGCAGCAAACTTAGCTTAACTGAGACTGCTCTCCTGAAAATACCTGAAGCCAATCAAAATTTGATTGGCTTTTTTTATTGCAGTGTTTTTACAGGAGTCAACTGATATTATATCAAAGATTCTATAGGGAATTCA is a genomic window of Sediminibacterium sp. TEGAF015 containing:
- the rpsT gene encoding 30S ribosomal protein S20 — protein: MANHSATKKDVRQAAKRRDRNRYYGKTTRNAIRDLKTSAEKKGYEEKLPDVISMIDKLAKRGIIHKNKAANLKSKLVKKAANLA
- a CDS encoding 2-oxoglutarate dehydrogenase E1 component; the protein is MKDFSYITHSHPAFIESLYKDFLTDPTLVDPDLRKFFEGFDFAVNGNYAAGQAAPGAVDAGSIDWMQEIKVYRLILGYRNKGHLIAKTNPIRTRKDRGANLDLSFFGLSDKDLNTVFQTGNLIGLGPAPLKQILAHLQNAYANHVGIEFKYISDQKKVDFLTAEMEQNFAQPLPLNKKQRILEKLNQGVMFEKFLHTKYIGQKRFSLEGGETTIAALDAIINTAANQQVQEVVIGMAHRGRLNVLANIMGKTYEQIFSEFEGTATIDQTMGSGDVKYHMGYGSEVKTLDDKTIHLKLMPNPSHLEAVDPVVVGFARAKADLISESHFEKILPILIHGDASVAGQGIVYEVLQMSKLRGYYTGGTIHFVINNQIGFTTDFDDARSADYSTSVAAMVQAPVLHVNGDDAEAVVKCAEIATRYRQEFKSDIFIDMVCYRKHGHNEGDDPKYTQPQLYALIDKHQNPREIYTQYLIQSGTSDAQELAKSMEKKFWSDLQERLDEVKQNPLPYKYQPPELIWKSFVKATADDFEFSPVTAIDDAKFNLLFNGLMKWPSDFKPLKKIEKLIQDKVKLYETEGKIDWATAELMAYGSILTDGNVVRMSGQDVKRGTFSHRHAVLRDEESNAEYNRLNHFQEKQEQFRIYNSLLSEYGVLGFEYGYAMANPNALVIWEAQFGDFCNGAQTMIDQFIAAGEQKWQRQNGLVMLLPHGYEGQGPEHSSARMERFLQMCAELNMVVTNITSAANLFHAFRRQTTWNFRKPLINFSPKANLRNPGTYSSKEDFLSGGFKEVIDDAFVQDPASVKKVLFCSGKLYFELADKQAKENRKDIAIVRLEQIYPMPLQQLDALYKKYNKATWFWVQEEPLNMGAAGFLQTNLKTINFGVISRNASAATATGYAKVHAQEQLEIIETAFNI
- the odhB gene encoding 2-oxoglutarate dehydrogenase complex dihydrolipoyllysine-residue succinyltransferase, translated to MIEIKVPTVGESINEVTLLKWTKKDGEWVERDEVIAELESEKATFEVNAEKAGILKTVGKEGDTLNIGDVLANIDDAAPKPEGIAAPAPVATTSAQPAAVSQAPVTAISNDIKASPVASAIIADKKVDTKSITPTGTGGKIMKQDVLDAINNPGKKSFVSDGALFSRNVRQEKMSALRRTISRRLVESKNTTAMLTTFNEVDMTQIMEIRKQYKDKFKEGHGVNLGFMSFFAKACAIALGEWPSVNAYIDGDQIVYHDYADISIAVSTPRGLTVPVMRNVESLSMADIEKKVVELAAKARDSKLTADELQGGTFTITNGGVFGSLMSTPIINIPQSAILGMHKIQERPMAINGQVVIRPMMYLALSYDHRIIDGRESVSFLVRVKELLENPALLLIGKDPVKALLEL
- a CDS encoding RsmB/NOP family class I SAM-dependent RNA methyltransferase: MKYAANYVKSAAAILSSFKNESPFSIYLKAYFAANKKFGSKDRRFIGQLCYQYFRTGKSLANLPLDEAIQVAIFLCNEQPNDWEILFSEEWMEAWSPEVTERVSFVQQKVPSFAISMIFPFEDSVGKSIEFSSFSESHLIQPYLFVRIRPGRLQNVLKALDKANIAYTAISETCLALANGTKLEGIGEVDKDFVIQDFSSQQTAVLMEPAKKLRKGKDASIDIWDCCAASGGKSILARDVLGNINLTVSDLRKTIIQNLISRFQRAGIRQFDSVIVNLSEPLQSPELQHKTFDLIICDAPCSGSGTWGRTPEQLSFFKTESILEFQQTQQAIVKSVFTKLRPGGYFLYITCSVFEAENEAVVNYILQTIPSTELMNQQLIAGFRHRADSMFAALIRKQD